Proteins from a genomic interval of Ovis aries strain OAR_USU_Benz2616 breed Rambouillet chromosome 25, ARS-UI_Ramb_v3.0, whole genome shotgun sequence:
- the DYDC2 gene encoding DPY30 domain-containing protein 2, with amino-acid sequence METNYLKRCFGNHLAQALAEVAMVQPSDPIEYLAHRLYHYTKTAKAKEQDRQEKTQLQREYENSLKETRMAEMLKQEERAIQERYEECHHQLGRRNSAVGTQPHPVPLKSVASSLEKTNFMQENPEPLEKEALRQESLPGTSNMIPGMPQQSPSSEPSVSSQVDLNTGTPQEINYQAVQHEIALEFHPGSESPP; translated from the exons ATGGAAACCAATTACCTGAAGAGGTGCTTTGGAAATCACCTGGCCCAGGCTCTGGCAGAAGTGGCGATGGTTCAGCCCAGTGACCCCATAGAGTACCTGGCTCACCGACTTTATCATTACACGAAAACGGCGAAAGCAAAAGAACAG GATAGACAAGAGAAGACCCAGCTGCAGAGAGAATATGAAAATAGCCTCAAAGAAACCAGAATGGCAGAAATGCTGAAGCAAGAAGAACGTGCGATTCAAGAGCGGTATGAAGAGTGTCACCACCAGCTAGGGAGGAGAAACTCGGCGGTGGGCACACAACCACATCCCGTG cCACTGAAATCTGTAGCAAGTTCCTTGGAGAAGACTAACTTCATGCAGGAGAACCCAGAACCCCTTGAGAAGGAAGCCTTGAGGCAGGAATCCCTGCCAGGAACTTCCAATATGATTCCAGGAATGCCTCAACAGAGCCCTTCTTCAGAGCCATCTGTCTCCAGCCAGGTTGACTTGAACACTGGAACTCCACAAGAAATAAATTACCAGGCTGTTCAGCATGAAATTGCTCTTGAATTTCATCCTGGCTCCGAATCTCCTCCCTAG